A genomic window from Cutibacterium acnes includes:
- the dxr gene encoding 1-deoxy-D-xylulose-5-phosphate reductoisomerase, whose protein sequence is MKKVIILGSTGSIGTQTLEVISSRRDQFEVAGISAGGSDVGSLAQQIIDFSIPVVAVAREDAAEELQRALAVQAGSRGRIVPNPRILTGPDASTELAAMPADVVCNAITGAAGLRPTLATLAAGTTLALANKESLVIGDRLVTQAAASGQIVPVDSEHSAFAQCLRGGGRNEVRRLVLTASGGPFRGRDRASLADVSAAEAMKHPTWNMGRVITINSSTLVNKGLELLEAALLYDVDLDDITVVVHPQSIVHSMVEFWDGATIAQASPPDMRLPIALGLSWPDRLPDAAAGCDWSTATQWTFEPLDNDTFGAVELARRAGHAAGTAPAVFNAANESCVDAFCAGSIGFLDITDTIAAVLDEHLSGDENDTLGARHVGDEALTLDAVLAADAWGRRRAAEVCARGIRR, encoded by the coding sequence GTGAAGAAGGTCATCATTCTCGGCTCCACCGGATCGATCGGAACCCAAACTCTAGAGGTCATTTCGTCACGTCGTGACCAGTTTGAGGTCGCTGGCATATCGGCAGGTGGCTCGGATGTTGGCTCACTAGCTCAGCAGATAATCGACTTCTCTATCCCCGTCGTAGCTGTCGCTCGTGAGGATGCCGCTGAGGAGCTTCAGCGGGCTTTGGCCGTGCAGGCTGGATCACGGGGCCGTATCGTGCCCAATCCTCGGATCCTTACTGGCCCGGATGCGTCGACAGAGCTGGCAGCTATGCCCGCTGATGTTGTCTGTAATGCCATTACCGGCGCGGCTGGTTTGCGACCGACCCTCGCCACCTTGGCCGCAGGGACCACTTTGGCCTTAGCGAACAAGGAGTCGTTGGTCATTGGTGACAGGCTCGTTACTCAGGCGGCCGCCTCAGGACAGATTGTCCCCGTGGATTCTGAGCACTCCGCCTTCGCCCAGTGCCTACGAGGGGGCGGGCGCAACGAGGTGCGTCGCCTTGTTCTGACCGCATCCGGCGGACCTTTCCGCGGTCGCGACCGTGCCTCCCTGGCCGATGTCAGCGCTGCCGAGGCCATGAAGCATCCCACCTGGAATATGGGCCGGGTCATCACCATTAACTCGTCGACTCTGGTGAATAAGGGTCTGGAGCTGCTCGAGGCGGCCCTACTTTATGATGTTGATCTCGACGACATCACCGTCGTCGTCCATCCTCAATCCATCGTCCACTCGATGGTGGAGTTCTGGGATGGCGCCACTATTGCTCAGGCTTCGCCTCCCGACATGAGATTGCCGATTGCCTTGGGACTGTCTTGGCCGGATCGCCTTCCTGACGCAGCTGCCGGCTGCGACTGGTCGACGGCTACTCAGTGGACCTTCGAACCCCTTGACAACGACACTTTCGGGGCCGTCGAACTAGCCCGACGCGCTGGTCATGCTGCGGGTACTGCGCCGGCCGTGTTCAATGCCGCTAACGAGTCCTGTGTCGACGCCTTCTGTGCCGGAAGTATCGGTTTCCTCGACATTACCGACACCATTGCCGCGGTCCTTGACGAGCACCTATCCGGTGACGAGAACGACACCCTTGGTGCTCGACATGTCGGTGACGAGGCCCTCACCCTCGATGCCGTGTTGGCCGCCGACGCCTGGGGTCGTCGTCGCGCCGCCGAGGTGTGTGCCCGGGGGATTCGCCGGTGA
- a CDS encoding TenA family protein, producing MNAFTPSLPAPLTTAGIAVAPSGRVAALSAGRSEAWTAAINHRFVNELFSGELDDAQLSYYIIQDNQFFVPFLELLGEALVRADTVEAKLVFGRQLGMICSEESGWFEATFDELGVSQADRAHPHLSEPTRSFENLMHKAVNTHHYPTVLVLLVVAEGLYLDWASRTDAPEPGANLPNKFLGWVDLHRGDEFRTWVQFLVDELERASGQVDLEELTRFWNVAVDLELAFFNDVPFPLEG from the coding sequence ATGAACGCTTTCACGCCATCTTTGCCTGCCCCGCTTACCACTGCAGGCATTGCTGTGGCCCCGAGCGGACGTGTTGCCGCGCTATCTGCCGGACGCTCTGAGGCCTGGACCGCAGCGATCAACCACCGATTCGTCAATGAACTGTTCTCGGGTGAACTTGATGATGCGCAGCTATCATACTACATCATTCAGGATAACCAGTTTTTCGTTCCTTTCTTGGAATTGTTGGGCGAGGCCCTCGTCCGTGCGGACACTGTGGAGGCGAAGCTGGTTTTCGGACGTCAGTTGGGCATGATATGCAGTGAGGAATCAGGCTGGTTTGAGGCTACCTTCGATGAACTTGGAGTCTCCCAGGCTGATCGTGCCCATCCGCACCTGTCGGAACCCACCCGCTCCTTTGAGAACCTCATGCATAAGGCTGTTAATACCCACCACTATCCCACGGTGTTGGTGCTGTTGGTGGTGGCTGAAGGTCTCTACCTTGACTGGGCCTCTCGCACCGATGCCCCGGAGCCCGGAGCTAATCTTCCTAATAAATTCTTGGGATGGGTGGATCTGCACCGAGGCGATGAGTTCCGTACCTGGGTGCAATTCCTGGTTGATGAACTCGAACGCGCTTCGGGACAGGTAGATCTTGAGGAACTTACTCGGTTTTGGAACGTGGCAGTGGACTTGGAATTGGCCTTCTTCAACGATGTGCCGTTCCCGCTCGAGGGCTGA
- a CDS encoding GNAT family N-acetyltransferase has product MRTRVRQLDDADLSQTIEFLSRAPVANVFLLSRIRQGGLDSARLGCPVHGVFRGGELVGLVHIGANLVPVIDDGRDSAVVDALASKIGRWRRSSSIMGADVAVLPLYERLAQIGPDTWGRPREVRSCQPLLAMSDRPRVVPDARVVRINERHFEPYFRAAVAMYTEEVGVSPLDPGDGYRRHMLELVRQGRGLGIVDDGDVRWKSDVAVTWGNVCQIQGVWMDPAWRGRGLAAPAMAAVVELARRDHDTVSLYVNDFNTRALRTYRRVGFERIGTMATLLY; this is encoded by the coding sequence GTGAGGACCCGCGTCAGGCAGCTCGACGACGCCGACCTGAGCCAGACCATCGAGTTCCTCTCGCGTGCCCCGGTCGCCAACGTCTTCCTGCTGTCGAGGATCCGTCAGGGCGGGCTGGACAGTGCCCGGCTAGGATGCCCGGTCCACGGCGTCTTCCGAGGCGGTGAACTCGTCGGGCTCGTCCACATCGGGGCCAATCTCGTGCCGGTGATCGACGATGGCCGGGACAGCGCCGTCGTTGACGCCTTGGCGTCGAAGATCGGACGTTGGCGGCGGTCCTCGTCGATCATGGGCGCGGACGTGGCGGTCCTTCCGTTGTACGAACGGCTGGCCCAGATCGGTCCGGACACCTGGGGAAGGCCGCGTGAGGTGCGCTCCTGCCAACCTCTGCTGGCCATGTCGGATCGGCCCCGAGTGGTCCCGGATGCTCGGGTGGTTCGGATCAATGAGCGACACTTCGAACCGTACTTCCGGGCCGCCGTTGCCATGTACACCGAGGAGGTCGGCGTCAGCCCGTTAGACCCCGGGGATGGGTACCGACGTCACATGCTCGAGCTCGTGCGGCAGGGGCGTGGTCTTGGCATCGTTGACGACGGTGACGTGCGCTGGAAGTCCGACGTCGCCGTCACGTGGGGGAATGTTTGCCAGATCCAGGGGGTGTGGATGGACCCGGCATGGCGTGGTCGTGGCCTGGCCGCCCCGGCGATGGCTGCCGTCGTCGAGCTGGCCCGGCGCGACCACGACACCGTCTCGCTGTACGTCAACGACTTCAACACCCGTGCCTTACGCACCTACCGGAGGGTCGGGTTCGAGCGGATCGGGACAATGGCGACACTTCTCTACTGA
- a CDS encoding serine hydrolase domain-containing protein encodes MTDSVLDVTADALEQAGAHPHRLVVRQHGQVVGRRRWAPWSPDVPSLVYSCSKTFTSAAVGIAVNRGAFGYDDTLADLWPQACTANTGPVAKSMTVRNALSMSTGHSPEQLLEPTLMSRRLPDLNTARILLATEPEGRPGIDFAYNNLATWMLSRLVAQHTGEDVDTIITKEVLDPIGAGPHTWVRDADGIPMGFSGLHIDAEDLSLFGQLLLDDGVHEGARLLPEEWIRQHRVRQVNCDSETDPEWGMGYGWQTWMSSHGYRLDGAFGQYVLIVPEVDAVITMTNEASEGPGDKQAILQAVWDHLLPALADGFQPQPEEIVRTVPTVTGEFDSARSVQGIAPDGSYIVVSPHKESRTWAMSWRCPGTFSHPTDETLDIAVGYEEWQTSHCRVGDDAIDIATSGGWQGETFVARLCVISTPHTLTLRMTPEATTTEWDNEPLNPGGLLGLVHPELRR; translated from the coding sequence ATGACTGACAGCGTTCTCGACGTCACTGCAGACGCGCTCGAGCAGGCCGGGGCTCACCCCCACCGGCTCGTCGTCCGCCAGCACGGTCAGGTCGTTGGTCGACGACGGTGGGCTCCATGGAGCCCCGACGTCCCGAGTTTGGTCTACTCCTGCTCGAAAACATTCACCTCAGCTGCCGTCGGCATCGCCGTGAATCGGGGAGCTTTCGGATACGACGACACTTTGGCCGATCTGTGGCCGCAGGCCTGCACCGCCAACACCGGGCCAGTAGCGAAATCCATGACGGTTCGCAATGCCCTGTCCATGTCGACCGGTCACTCCCCGGAGCAGCTCCTCGAACCAACATTGATGTCCCGCCGTCTGCCCGATCTCAACACCGCCCGGATCCTGCTGGCGACCGAGCCGGAAGGCCGTCCCGGTATCGACTTCGCCTACAACAATCTGGCCACCTGGATGCTTTCTCGGCTCGTTGCTCAACACACCGGCGAGGACGTCGACACCATCATCACCAAGGAGGTTCTCGACCCGATCGGGGCGGGACCACACACCTGGGTCCGTGACGCCGACGGCATCCCGATGGGGTTCTCAGGACTGCATATTGACGCTGAAGACCTCTCTCTGTTCGGCCAGCTTCTCCTCGACGATGGGGTGCATGAGGGCGCCCGTCTACTACCCGAGGAGTGGATCAGGCAGCACCGTGTCCGTCAAGTCAATTGCGACAGCGAGACCGATCCGGAATGGGGAATGGGGTATGGCTGGCAGACATGGATGTCAAGCCATGGGTACCGTCTGGACGGAGCCTTCGGCCAGTATGTCCTCATCGTCCCCGAGGTTGACGCCGTCATCACTATGACCAACGAGGCCAGTGAAGGCCCTGGTGACAAGCAAGCCATTCTCCAAGCTGTCTGGGACCACCTCCTGCCTGCCTTAGCGGATGGATTCCAGCCACAGCCTGAGGAAATCGTGCGCACTGTGCCCACCGTGACTGGAGAATTCGACTCGGCAAGGTCGGTGCAGGGAATCGCCCCTGATGGCTCATACATCGTCGTCTCCCCGCACAAGGAGAGCAGAACCTGGGCGATGTCGTGGCGCTGTCCGGGCACCTTCAGCCATCCCACCGACGAAACCCTCGACATCGCCGTGGGCTACGAGGAATGGCAGACCTCCCACTGCCGGGTCGGTGACGATGCCATCGATATCGCGACCAGCGGCGGGTGGCAGGGCGAAACCTTCGTGGCAAGACTGTGCGTCATCTCAACCCCTCACACCCTCACCTTGCGAATGACCCCGGAGGCAACGACGACCGAGTGGGACAATGAACCACTCAACCCTGGTGGTTTGCTGGGCCTGGTGCACCCGGAGCTACGACGATGA
- a CDS encoding M50 family metallopeptidase — translation MIVVVEVLAGIVFFGLIILSVLLHECGHFIPAKIFGVKVTEFFAGFGPKIWSFTRGETEYGFKWIPLGGYVRLIGMYPAKVHHRHSNRLTRFADEARVAEVEGITDADQGRLFSDKPVWQRLIILSGGILTNLLLAFLLFWAVFGIHGRADQTTTVAAVTPCAHSAQTSGPCSKEDRRAPAAEAGVRAGDRIVSFNGRQVDSWSQLQEFIRGNGGGEVRLGVERDGAFVSLTPTHTLLTKVPDLSTPGRTVEAGYLGVSPTMVIVHSGPGDTVSQMWTMSKQSLSALARLPVLTWNVASDLVTGQARDANSPMSIVGASRVAGDVAGDSQLTLGDKIATGASLLGGLNLFLFWFNVVPLPPMDGGHIAGAIYEAGKRGLFKLARKPDPGPADTAMMLPVAWTIGALMLMMGLVLVVADVVSPVKIF, via the coding sequence GTGATAGTTGTAGTCGAAGTGCTGGCTGGAATCGTCTTCTTCGGCCTCATCATCCTCTCGGTGCTACTTCATGAGTGCGGTCACTTCATCCCGGCGAAGATCTTCGGGGTCAAGGTCACCGAGTTCTTTGCCGGGTTCGGACCGAAGATCTGGTCGTTCACGCGCGGTGAGACGGAGTACGGGTTCAAATGGATCCCGCTGGGTGGCTATGTGCGCCTCATCGGGATGTACCCCGCCAAGGTCCACCATCGTCACAGCAATCGGCTTACCAGATTTGCTGATGAGGCGCGTGTTGCTGAGGTCGAGGGCATCACAGACGCCGATCAAGGTCGGCTTTTCAGTGACAAGCCGGTGTGGCAGCGCCTCATCATCTTGAGCGGTGGTATTCTTACCAATCTGCTGCTGGCCTTCCTGCTGTTCTGGGCGGTTTTCGGCATTCACGGACGAGCCGACCAGACGACGACAGTCGCTGCAGTCACCCCCTGCGCCCATTCCGCCCAGACCAGCGGCCCATGCTCCAAGGAAGACCGTCGTGCACCGGCTGCCGAGGCCGGTGTGCGAGCGGGGGATCGCATCGTCTCTTTTAACGGTCGACAGGTGGATTCCTGGTCGCAACTTCAGGAGTTCATCCGTGGTAATGGTGGCGGCGAAGTGCGTCTCGGAGTGGAACGCGATGGCGCTTTCGTCAGCCTTACGCCCACGCACACCCTCCTCACCAAGGTGCCTGACCTCAGCACTCCCGGTCGTACAGTCGAGGCGGGTTACTTGGGCGTGAGCCCGACGATGGTCATTGTTCATTCTGGGCCGGGCGATACCGTCTCCCAGATGTGGACGATGTCGAAACAGTCGTTGAGCGCATTGGCCAGACTTCCAGTTCTGACGTGGAACGTCGCCTCCGATCTGGTGACCGGTCAGGCTCGCGACGCCAACAGCCCAATGAGCATCGTTGGAGCCTCTCGGGTGGCCGGGGATGTTGCCGGCGATTCCCAGCTGACCTTGGGCGACAAGATCGCCACCGGTGCAAGCTTGCTGGGTGGCCTCAATCTCTTTTTGTTTTGGTTCAACGTCGTGCCATTGCCGCCCATGGACGGTGGACATATCGCTGGAGCCATCTATGAGGCAGGTAAGCGGGGGCTATTTAAACTTGCCAGAAAGCCTGATCCTGGCCCGGCGGACACCGCGATGATGCTGCCGGTGGCATGGACAATCGGGGCGCTTATGCTCATGATGGGACTCGTCCTCGTTGTCGCAGATGTCGTATCGCCGGTAAAAATTTTCTAA
- the ispG gene encoding flavodoxin-dependent (E)-4-hydroxy-3-methylbut-2-enyl-diphosphate synthase → METTTRDFRSDTSMTVNLGMPTPPVPTLAPRRKTHQIKVGDVLVGGDAPISVQSMTTTKTHDVGATLQQIAALTAAGCDIVRVACPTDKDAEVLPIIAKRSQIPVIADIHFQPKYVFQAIEAGCGAVRVNPGNIRKFDDQIESICQAATEHGTSIRIGVNAGSLDKRLLDKYGAPTAEAMVESALWEASLFEQYGFRDFKISVKHHDPVVMIRAYEQLAAKCDYPLHLGVTEAGPAFQGTIKSAVAFGHLLAEGIGDTIRVSLSADPVEEVKVGIKILESLNLRPRGLEIVSCPSCGRCQVDVLTLANDVTDALEGIDAPLRVAVMGCVVNGLGEGREADLGVAAGNGKGKIFKHGEVIRTVPEGEIVQFLVQEANRMADEMDTTGAVEVTVS, encoded by the coding sequence ATGGAGACGACAACCCGCGATTTCAGGAGTGACACGTCAATGACCGTGAACCTGGGTATGCCTACCCCTCCCGTTCCGACCCTGGCGCCACGTCGTAAGACGCACCAGATCAAGGTGGGAGATGTGCTCGTCGGTGGTGACGCACCCATTTCAGTGCAGTCCATGACAACCACCAAGACTCACGACGTTGGTGCCACCCTGCAGCAGATCGCCGCCTTGACCGCTGCAGGTTGTGACATCGTACGCGTCGCATGCCCAACCGATAAGGACGCCGAGGTGCTACCGATCATCGCCAAACGGTCCCAGATCCCGGTGATTGCCGATATCCACTTCCAGCCGAAGTACGTCTTCCAAGCGATCGAGGCTGGCTGTGGCGCGGTGCGCGTCAACCCCGGAAATATCCGCAAGTTCGACGACCAGATCGAATCGATTTGTCAGGCTGCCACCGAGCACGGTACGAGCATCCGAATCGGCGTGAATGCTGGGTCTCTCGACAAACGTCTGCTTGACAAATACGGAGCCCCGACCGCCGAGGCCATGGTGGAGTCGGCGCTGTGGGAGGCTAGCCTCTTTGAGCAATACGGATTCCGGGATTTCAAAATATCGGTGAAACACCACGACCCGGTTGTCATGATCCGTGCCTATGAACAGCTCGCCGCCAAATGCGATTATCCCCTTCATCTGGGCGTTACTGAGGCTGGTCCGGCCTTCCAAGGCACCATCAAGTCGGCGGTGGCCTTCGGGCACCTCCTTGCCGAGGGTATCGGTGACACCATACGCGTCTCCTTGTCGGCTGATCCGGTCGAGGAAGTCAAGGTGGGTATCAAGATCCTGGAGTCGCTCAACCTACGTCCTCGAGGTCTAGAGATCGTCTCCTGCCCCTCTTGCGGACGTTGCCAGGTCGATGTTCTAACGCTGGCCAATGACGTTACTGATGCCCTTGAAGGGATTGATGCTCCGCTGCGCGTCGCTGTCATGGGTTGCGTCGTCAATGGGCTCGGAGAAGGCCGCGAAGCTGACCTGGGTGTTGCCGCCGGCAATGGCAAGGGCAAGATCTTCAAGCATGGCGAGGTCATCCGTACCGTTCCGGAAGGCGAGATCGTTCAGTTCCTCGTTCAGGAGGCCAACCGGATGGCCGACGAGATGGACACCACCGGGGCCGTTGAGGTCACGGTCTCCTGA
- a CDS encoding LOG family protein codes for MSTTHIEIETVDQLRAAAPNLAGQVVQGSRPHRVQQPPSSLRRLHDDLPWLLDLRPARSLVARPGRPHLPAIPGVPFDPYHPGAYTAEELYNDIGEGYHVTLDAAIDRWRRGLATPPRLRDTLATALHDDAMTDALDDLLAGTDPSMTVGVMGGHSVTRDSDDYRLAADLGAALAGTGHLVTTWGGPGAMEATNLGAACPPDLLDESLDRLRKVAGTADVTTWVQAGLDVVSSWPQGAAHRTIGIPTWFYGHEPPNVFATSIIKYFSNALREDILLNRCRGGIIYLPGQAGTVQEIFQALTGNYYATSEDEMTPLIMLGNRYWSQTLPAWPLLHSMSRDHPHRIRLVDTVDEAVAALRRHPSR; via the coding sequence ATGAGCACCACCCATATCGAGATCGAGACGGTCGACCAATTGCGCGCAGCTGCTCCCAATCTCGCCGGTCAGGTGGTCCAGGGGAGTCGACCTCACCGGGTGCAGCAACCTCCTTCGTCACTGCGACGTCTCCATGACGATCTTCCTTGGCTGCTCGACCTCCGCCCGGCTCGCAGCCTGGTTGCGCGCCCGGGGCGCCCTCATCTTCCGGCTATCCCGGGGGTCCCATTCGATCCCTACCACCCGGGCGCCTACACAGCGGAGGAACTGTACAACGACATCGGCGAGGGGTACCACGTCACCCTGGACGCTGCCATCGACAGATGGCGCCGCGGCCTGGCCACTCCGCCACGACTGCGCGACACCCTCGCCACTGCTCTGCATGACGACGCGATGACCGACGCTCTGGATGACCTGCTGGCAGGAACCGATCCGTCCATGACAGTGGGTGTCATGGGTGGCCACTCTGTCACCCGCGATTCCGACGACTATCGGCTGGCAGCCGACCTCGGTGCCGCCCTGGCTGGTACCGGCCATCTCGTCACAACCTGGGGCGGCCCGGGAGCGATGGAGGCGACCAACCTGGGAGCTGCCTGCCCACCCGACCTGCTCGACGAGTCCCTGGACCGGTTGAGGAAGGTCGCCGGGACTGCCGACGTCACCACATGGGTGCAGGCGGGCCTTGACGTCGTTTCTTCCTGGCCGCAAGGCGCCGCCCACCGCACTATCGGCATCCCGACGTGGTTCTACGGTCACGAACCACCCAATGTCTTTGCGACCAGCATCATCAAGTACTTCTCGAATGCGCTGCGCGAAGATATCCTCCTCAACCGTTGCCGAGGCGGGATCATTTACCTACCTGGCCAAGCGGGCACCGTCCAGGAAATCTTCCAAGCTCTCACTGGTAACTACTACGCCACCAGCGAAGACGAGATGACCCCGCTCATCATGCTTGGCAACCGCTACTGGAGCCAGACCCTACCGGCCTGGCCGCTGCTGCACAGCATGTCACGGGACCACCCTCACCGCATTCGCCTCGTCGACACCGTCGACGAGGCAGTAGCGGCACTCAGACGACACCCATCGCGATAA